A genomic region of Exiguobacterium sp. Helios contains the following coding sequences:
- a CDS encoding polysaccharide biosynthesis protein, translated as MSQRRTIAQGAALLAISSYVSKLLSFFYRIPYQNMAGDFGLYVYQTVYPVFAIAAALGIYALPVVVAKLTLHHPQEKREVLWSIFFVLLAMSIILGTIGWWVAPEVAFLFGDEQLVQPLRAVTFTFYLLPVIAVLRGMFQADLEMRPTAFSQITENAVRVCLLLIVTYYGVQIGANPYQVGANAHMTALGGSIASLILLLRFAKGRIGRPVISKRHIRRVGRVLLTSGLAVSIASLALLLMQLIDGLTFVNLLGNSMETKVEKGIFDRGYPLLQFAILFATSISLASVPTLLMEYRKRNDAATKLHLETLLRSGLLIAAAATVGLVGVMRPLNIALYQDDNGTAALSWLAATAFTASLSMIIVSCLQSVDAEKYAFVGVVAGLLIKLGLNIYLIPLYGMIGAGMATFGGFAVMAAAQLLLLNRKFGRVTAGRPFYVRLLKAVIPMALFLYIVEQLFRLSGWENRVGATLEVALLVLGGAGIFCLFALRMGVLTEREWAVLPFGEKLYRMHQHRRII; from the coding sequence ATGAGTCAACGAAGGACGATTGCGCAAGGGGCAGCTTTGCTTGCTATTTCGAGCTATGTCTCAAAACTGTTGAGTTTCTTTTACCGGATTCCATATCAAAATATGGCGGGAGACTTCGGGTTATATGTCTACCAAACTGTCTATCCGGTGTTTGCGATTGCAGCGGCGCTTGGTATTTACGCCTTACCGGTCGTCGTTGCGAAGTTAACATTGCATCATCCGCAAGAGAAACGTGAAGTATTGTGGTCGATTTTCTTTGTCCTACTTGCGATGTCGATTATATTAGGAACGATTGGTTGGTGGGTCGCTCCTGAAGTCGCATTCTTGTTCGGTGACGAACAGCTCGTCCAACCGCTTCGAGCCGTTACCTTTACCTTCTACCTGTTGCCGGTCATTGCTGTTTTGCGCGGGATGTTTCAGGCGGATCTTGAAATGCGTCCGACGGCTTTCTCACAAATCACGGAAAATGCCGTTCGGGTCTGTTTATTGTTGATTGTGACGTATTACGGGGTTCAGATAGGTGCGAATCCGTATCAAGTCGGAGCAAATGCGCACATGACGGCACTCGGTGGAAGCATCGCGTCGCTGATCTTGCTGTTACGCTTTGCGAAAGGAAGGATTGGTCGTCCCGTCATCTCGAAACGACACATTCGCCGTGTCGGACGGGTCTTGTTGACGAGTGGTCTGGCAGTCAGTATCGCGTCTTTGGCCTTGTTACTGATGCAATTGATTGATGGATTGACGTTCGTCAATTTACTCGGGAATTCGATGGAAACGAAAGTCGAAAAAGGAATTTTTGATCGAGGGTATCCGCTCTTACAGTTTGCGATCTTGTTCGCGACATCCATCAGTTTGGCCAGTGTTCCGACGTTGTTGATGGAATACCGGAAGCGGAATGATGCAGCAACAAAACTGCATCTTGAAACGCTCTTACGATCCGGGTTACTGATTGCGGCGGCAGCGACCGTCGGATTGGTTGGTGTCATGCGTCCGTTGAATATTGCCTTGTATCAGGACGATAACGGAACAGCAGCACTCAGCTGGTTGGCTGCGACGGCGTTCACCGCCTCCTTGTCAATGATCATCGTATCGTGTCTGCAATCCGTCGATGCGGAAAAATATGCGTTTGTCGGTGTAGTTGCAGGTCTGTTGATCAAGCTGGGTCTCAATATCTACTTAATTCCCTTATATGGCATGATCGGTGCCGGAATGGCGACTTTTGGTGGTTTTGCGGTCATGGCAGCAGCTCAGTTACTTTTACTCAATCGAAAGTTCGGTCGGGTGACGGCAGGACGTCCTTTTTATGTTCGTCTCTTGAAGGCGGTCATTCCGATGGCCCTGTTTTTATACATCGTCGAACAACTTTTCCGGCTGTCGGGCTGGGAAAACCGGGTTGGAGCGACACTTGAGGTTGCCCTACTCGTTCTGGGTGGAGCCGGTATCTTTTGTCTCTTTGCCTTACGGATGGGGGTCTTGACGGAACGGGAATGGGCCGTATTGCCGTTCGGGGAAAAACTATATCGAATGCATCAGCATAGGAGGATTATATGA
- the mazG gene encoding nucleoside triphosphate pyrophosphohydrolase: MTHQITVVGLGVGELEQLPYGIYKRLKETKQPIYLRTADHPVVSELMAEGMKFTSFDSIYEKHDQFEGVYREIVATLLEQSEKEPIIYAVPGHPLVAESTVQQLLAQTENLDIIGGQSFLDPMFAAVGVDPIEGFQLLDATAFDIDEAQIRQHLLIGQVYDQLVAGDLKVMLMERYPDEHDVTLVTAAGTSRQHVKTVPLYELDHITTLSNLTTVYVPPVTDQTILNRDFTTLKQIIARLRGEGGCPWDQEQTHESLKKHLIEESYELLEAIDLQDDNLMIEELGDVLLQVMLHAQIGLDEGYFDVRDVIGSVSDKIIRRHPHVFGDVKVDSAADVVTNWQEIKAQEKSERTYLLDGVTKGAPALLRAEQIQKKVARVGFEWETVAGALDKVREEIQELKEAPAEERLGEFGDILFSLALVGKYLELSAEDALQQTNDKFIRRFTRMEQLTDRPLTDLSLAEQDALWNQSKQEEQS; encoded by the coding sequence ATGACACATCAGATTACAGTCGTCGGCTTAGGAGTCGGAGAACTCGAACAATTGCCGTACGGCATCTATAAACGCCTAAAGGAAACGAAACAACCGATTTATCTGCGGACTGCGGATCATCCTGTCGTTTCGGAATTGATGGCAGAGGGAATGAAATTTACATCGTTTGATTCGATTTATGAAAAACATGATCAGTTTGAAGGCGTCTACCGTGAGATTGTTGCAACGCTGCTTGAACAGTCCGAGAAGGAGCCGATCATCTATGCTGTTCCGGGTCATCCGCTTGTCGCGGAGAGTACGGTCCAACAGTTGCTCGCTCAGACGGAGAACCTCGACATCATTGGTGGTCAAAGCTTCCTCGATCCGATGTTTGCCGCGGTCGGTGTTGATCCGATCGAAGGCTTTCAATTATTGGATGCGACAGCGTTTGATATCGATGAAGCGCAGATTCGTCAGCATTTGTTGATCGGACAAGTTTATGATCAACTGGTTGCAGGTGATTTAAAGGTCATGTTGATGGAGCGTTATCCTGACGAACATGACGTGACGCTTGTGACGGCGGCGGGAACGAGTCGCCAACATGTCAAGACGGTTCCGCTCTATGAACTGGATCACATCACGACACTCAGTAACTTGACGACGGTTTATGTACCGCCTGTCACGGATCAAACGATCTTGAATCGTGATTTCACGACACTCAAGCAAATCATCGCGCGCTTGCGTGGAGAAGGCGGTTGTCCGTGGGATCAAGAACAGACACATGAATCGCTCAAAAAACATTTAATCGAAGAATCCTACGAATTACTGGAAGCAATCGACCTTCAGGACGATAACTTAATGATAGAAGAATTAGGCGATGTGTTGTTGCAAGTCATGCTACATGCCCAAATCGGTCTGGATGAAGGGTATTTCGATGTCCGTGACGTCATCGGAAGTGTCAGCGACAAGATAATTCGCAGGCATCCGCATGTCTTTGGAGATGTAAAAGTCGACTCGGCCGCGGACGTCGTCACGAACTGGCAGGAAATTAAAGCGCAGGAAAAATCGGAACGGACGTATCTGTTGGACGGTGTCACGAAGGGAGCTCCTGCCTTGTTGCGTGCCGAACAGATTCAGAAGAAAGTCGCCCGAGTCGGATTCGAATGGGAGACGGTTGCCGGTGCGCTCGATAAAGTCCGGGAAGAGATTCAAGAATTAAAAGAGGCTCCGGCAGAAGAACGATTGGGTGAATTCGGTGATATCCTGTTTTCACTCGCACTTGTCGGCAAATACCTGGAGTTATCTGCAGAGGATGCTTTACAGCAAACCAATGACAAATTCATCCGTCGTTTTACACGCATGGAACAATTGACGGACCGCCCGTTGACAGACTTGTCGCTCGCCGAACAAGATGCATTATGGAATCAATCAAAGCAGGAGGAACAGTCATGA
- a CDS encoding RNA-binding S4 domain-containing protein — MRLDKFLKVSRLIKRRTLAKEVADQGRITINGLVAKASSTVSVGDEMTIRFGNKIVTVQIDSIKEHAKKEEASDMYQIIREEKVNSEESM; from the coding sequence ATGAGACTCGATAAATTTTTAAAGGTATCTCGTTTAATCAAACGCCGGACACTGGCAAAAGAAGTTGCCGATCAAGGCCGGATCACCATCAACGGGCTTGTCGCAAAAGCAAGCAGTACGGTTTCGGTGGGGGACGAGATGACAATCCGGTTCGGAAATAAGATTGTCACCGTTCAAATCGACAGTATTAAAGAGCATGCGAAAAAAGAAGAAGCATCAGACATGTATCAAATCATTCGTGAAGAAAAAGTGAATTCCGAAGAATCGATGTAA
- a CDS encoding septum formation initiator family protein has translation MPAPLESGRDTPPKIKPLNDRKKQLSQNAIENRLRLKRRFLVCMSIFLIVLSLMGWSYIEKQQLIAEQKQSFQVANQEQAKAEKETVRLKEEIERLNDKKYVANLARSELLYSKKGETIFYFSPED, from the coding sequence ATGCCAGCACCGTTGGAATCAGGGCGTGATACACCGCCCAAGATCAAACCGCTTAATGACCGGAAAAAACAGTTGAGTCAAAATGCAATCGAAAACCGTTTACGTCTGAAGAGGCGCTTCTTAGTCTGTATGTCGATTTTTCTTATTGTCCTGTCCCTGATGGGGTGGTCATATATCGAAAAACAACAACTGATCGCTGAACAGAAGCAGTCGTTTCAGGTTGCGAACCAAGAACAGGCGAAAGCAGAAAAAGAAACAGTTCGTCTGAAAGAAGAGATTGAACGATTGAATGATAAGAAATATGTTGCGAACTTAGCGAGAAGTGAACTGCTGTACTCGAAAAAAGGCGAAACGATTTTCTATTTTTCACCGGAAGATTAA
- a CDS encoding S1 domain-containing RNA-binding protein, producing the protein MSIEVGSKVQGKVTGITNFGAFVELPTGKTGLVHISEVADSYVKDINDVLTVGQEITVKVLSVENDGKIGLSIKKAVDRPEGERPRPPARQFDRGPRPAGQDRGPRPFDNKGPRGGSGGGGNRGGFNKGGRGAPAPRKEQTFDTLMTSFLKDSEDRLATLKRQTDSKRGGRGAKRQ; encoded by the coding sequence ATGTCGATTGAAGTAGGCAGCAAAGTACAAGGGAAAGTTACAGGCATCACCAATTTCGGCGCGTTCGTAGAATTACCGACGGGTAAGACAGGTCTTGTTCACATCAGTGAAGTAGCAGATTCTTACGTCAAAGATATCAATGATGTCTTGACAGTCGGACAAGAAATCACGGTTAAAGTGTTGAGTGTAGAGAACGACGGGAAGATTGGTCTTTCAATTAAGAAAGCAGTCGATCGTCCAGAAGGCGAACGTCCTCGTCCTCCAGCTCGTCAATTTGATCGCGGACCACGTCCGGCAGGTCAAGACCGTGGACCACGTCCGTTCGATAACAAAGGACCGCGTGGTGGAAGCGGCGGCGGTGGAAACCGTGGCGGCTTTAACAAAGGTGGCCGTGGCGCACCAGCTCCACGTAAAGAGCAAACGTTCGATACGTTGATGACTAGTTTCCTCAAAGATAGTGAAGATCGTCTTGCGACATTGAAACGACAAACCGATTCAAAACGTGGCGGACGCGGTGCTAAACGTCAATAA
- the tilS gene encoding tRNA lysidine(34) synthetase TilS, translating into MGFEINLPKEPLLVAVSGGCDSMVLAHLLYEANHDLMIVHVHHGLREESDEEAEAVRAWADARQVAFRMTRLAWDDQTPSQAACRARRYAFFQDVMAETGRRHLVLAHHRDDQLETLLIQLIRGEAGVDGIPRIRSFATGQIHRPLLTYSKQQLYDYARTHYVTWYEDETNAGTKYLRNQMRHRILPWLAELRPGYEEATVQAAISRHEQKQEHFTYVTSFVKERMTDRGLPLEAIQTLPSDFKRLVLRALLPDRDFTSEEYNQFLALLRVDMPSGEVYYGNWRIQRTYGYVTCVRCPRKHLLPEALEVGIDLGTYHYGEQTIVFSRSATGIPFSAIRFPLTIRQPLPGDRIRLAVGTKKVSRILVDAKVPRGLRTEIPVVVDATGQVLAVIGHRIAIFGSFELLAESCLMIEW; encoded by the coding sequence ATGGGATTCGAGATTAATCTTCCAAAGGAACCGTTGTTGGTTGCTGTTTCCGGCGGCTGTGATTCAATGGTACTGGCACATCTTTTGTATGAAGCGAATCATGATCTAATGATTGTTCATGTTCATCATGGTCTGCGCGAAGAATCGGACGAAGAAGCAGAAGCGGTCCGCGCTTGGGCGGATGCGAGACAAGTGGCTTTTCGGATGACACGACTCGCATGGGATGATCAAACACCGAGCCAGGCGGCTTGCCGGGCGAGGCGTTATGCCTTTTTTCAAGACGTCATGGCTGAGACCGGACGGCGGCATCTTGTGCTCGCACACCACCGGGACGATCAATTGGAGACGTTGTTGATCCAGTTGATCCGAGGGGAAGCAGGCGTCGACGGCATTCCCCGGATCCGTTCTTTTGCGACGGGACAGATTCATCGTCCGTTGTTGACGTACTCCAAACAACAACTGTATGACTATGCAAGAACCCATTACGTGACATGGTATGAAGACGAGACGAATGCCGGAACGAAATATCTCCGGAATCAGATGCGGCACCGGATCCTGCCATGGCTTGCGGAACTTCGCCCGGGTTATGAAGAAGCAACGGTTCAGGCGGCGATATCTCGTCATGAACAAAAACAGGAACATTTCACGTACGTCACGTCCTTTGTCAAAGAACGGATGACGGACCGCGGGCTTCCTCTTGAAGCGATTCAAACACTCCCTTCAGACTTCAAGCGGCTTGTCCTGCGTGCCTTATTACCGGACCGTGACTTTACTTCCGAGGAATACAATCAATTTTTGGCATTGTTACGAGTAGATATGCCGTCCGGCGAAGTGTATTATGGAAACTGGAGGATACAGCGTACATATGGCTACGTGACATGTGTCCGTTGTCCGAGAAAGCACCTGCTCCCGGAAGCATTGGAAGTGGGAATTGATTTGGGCACTTATCATTATGGTGAACAAACGATTGTGTTCTCACGTTCGGCGACCGGTATTCCATTTTCAGCCATCCGTTTTCCACTGACGATTCGACAGCCCTTACCCGGTGACCGGATCCGGTTAGCGGTCGGTACGAAAAAAGTGAGCCGGATTCTTGTGGATGCGAAGGTTCCACGGGGGTTACGGACGGAAATTCCGGTTGTCGTCGATGCGACAGGGCAAGTTCTGGCGGTCATCGGACATCGAATTGCAATATTCGGGTCATTTGAACTCCTCGCAGAATCGTGTTTAATGATAGAATGGTAA
- the hpt gene encoding hypoxanthine phosphoribosyltransferase, which translates to MTLMNDMEKVLISEEEIQHKVGELAGELTADYGDRFPLLVCVLKGAMPFMSDLVKKMDMHLEMDFMDVSTYHGGTTSTGEVKIEKDLNTSVEGRDILIVEDIIDSGLTLGYLVDLFKYRKAKSVKIVTLLDKPSGRKNDLHADYSGFVIPHEFVVGYGLDYEEKYRNLPYVGVLKPAVYGG; encoded by the coding sequence ATGACCTTAATGAATGATATGGAAAAAGTACTGATTTCAGAAGAAGAGATCCAACATAAAGTCGGTGAACTCGCGGGTGAACTGACAGCGGATTACGGAGATCGTTTCCCGCTCCTCGTTTGTGTCCTGAAAGGCGCAATGCCGTTCATGTCAGATCTCGTCAAAAAGATGGACATGCATCTTGAAATGGACTTCATGGATGTCTCGACGTATCACGGCGGTACGACATCGACAGGTGAAGTGAAGATTGAGAAGGATTTAAACACATCCGTAGAAGGTCGTGACATCCTGATTGTCGAAGATATCATCGACAGCGGATTAACATTAGGCTACCTCGTGGACCTGTTTAAATACCGGAAAGCGAAGTCGGTAAAAATCGTAACATTGCTGGATAAGCCAAGTGGTCGTAAAAACGATTTACATGCGGATTACAGCGGTTTTGTCATTCCACATGAGTTCGTTGTTGGTTATGGTCTTGACTATGAAGAAAAATATCGTAACCTTCCTTATGTTGGTGTCTTGAAACCAGCAGTCTACGGCGGCTAA
- the ftsH gene encoding ATP-dependent zinc metalloprotease FtsH, giving the protein MNRAVKNTLVFGVIFLALILFLQYLQSPVNKSKEINYTQFVESVEKGDVKTATFQYEGQTYNVTGELREKDTTYETVVPAVDTELTDLYTQLRSQNVKMDFKAAETNGGWIALLTTIVPFIIIFILFFFLINQAQGGGGGGRVMNFGKSKARLYDTEKKKITFDDVAGADEEKQELVEVVEFLKDPRKFARLGARIPKGVLLVGPPGTGKTLLARAAAGEAGVPFFSISGSDFVEMFVGVGASRVRDLFENAKKNAPCIIFIDEIDAVGRQRGAGLGGGHDEREQTLNQLLVEMDGFSENEGIIMIAATNRADILDPALLRPGRFDRQITVERPDVVGREAVLKVHARNKPLDTTVDLKAIAQRTPGFSGADLENLLNEAALIAARTDRDKISIVDLEEAIDRVIAGPAKKSRIISPKEKKIVAWHEAGHTIIGVTLDDADEVHKVTIVPRGNAGGYVIMLPKEDRYFMTKPELEDKITGLLGGRVAEDVVFGEASTGASNDFQRATGLARKMVMEFGMSEKLGPLQFGSGQGGNVFLGRDFQNEQNYSDAIAHEIDMEIQAIINRCYQKAKTILTEKRDQLDLIATTLLEVETLDQKQIHHLLETGEYKKHEPAAITEPKADEKTPESTTPVIDQPTESPTQRGSVIDEGQNVDTEKSGQPRRDDQI; this is encoded by the coding sequence ATGAACCGAGCAGTGAAGAATACCCTTGTGTTTGGGGTCATTTTTCTAGCTTTGATCTTGTTTCTGCAATACTTGCAGAGTCCAGTGAACAAAAGCAAAGAAATCAATTACACACAGTTTGTCGAGTCTGTTGAAAAAGGTGATGTGAAGACGGCGACGTTCCAGTATGAGGGACAGACGTACAATGTCACAGGTGAATTACGTGAAAAAGATACGACATATGAAACGGTCGTACCGGCTGTTGATACAGAACTGACGGATTTGTATACGCAATTGCGTAGCCAAAACGTCAAGATGGACTTCAAAGCAGCAGAAACAAACGGTGGTTGGATTGCGCTGTTGACGACAATCGTGCCATTCATCATCATCTTCATCCTATTCTTCTTCCTGATTAATCAAGCACAAGGTGGCGGCGGCGGTGGCCGTGTCATGAACTTCGGTAAATCGAAGGCGCGCCTGTATGATACAGAAAAGAAAAAGATTACGTTTGACGACGTGGCAGGAGCGGATGAGGAGAAACAAGAACTCGTTGAGGTTGTTGAATTCTTGAAAGATCCACGCAAGTTTGCCCGTCTAGGTGCCCGTATTCCTAAAGGTGTCCTCCTTGTAGGTCCTCCAGGTACAGGTAAAACATTGCTTGCCCGTGCAGCAGCTGGCGAAGCCGGCGTCCCGTTCTTCTCGATTTCAGGTTCTGACTTCGTTGAGATGTTTGTCGGGGTCGGGGCATCACGTGTCCGTGACTTGTTTGAAAACGCGAAGAAAAATGCACCATGTATCATCTTCATCGATGAAATCGATGCCGTTGGTCGCCAACGTGGCGCCGGTCTTGGCGGCGGACACGATGAGCGCGAACAAACATTGAACCAACTTCTTGTTGAGATGGATGGATTCAGTGAAAACGAAGGCATCATCATGATCGCAGCTACTAACCGTGCGGACATTTTGGACCCCGCTTTACTCCGTCCAGGCCGTTTTGACCGTCAAATCACGGTTGAGCGTCCAGATGTCGTCGGACGTGAAGCAGTTCTTAAAGTACACGCACGCAACAAGCCACTCGATACGACAGTTGATTTGAAAGCCATCGCGCAACGTACACCAGGTTTCTCAGGTGCAGATCTTGAAAACCTGTTGAACGAAGCGGCACTTATCGCAGCCCGTACAGACCGTGATAAGATTTCAATCGTTGATTTGGAAGAAGCGATCGACCGCGTCATCGCAGGTCCTGCGAAGAAGAGTCGGATCATTTCACCGAAAGAGAAAAAAATTGTGGCATGGCACGAAGCGGGTCATACCATCATCGGTGTCACACTCGATGATGCGGATGAAGTGCATAAGGTAACGATCGTTCCTCGTGGTAATGCAGGCGGTTACGTCATCATGCTTCCAAAAGAAGATCGTTACTTCATGACGAAACCGGAACTTGAAGACAAGATCACCGGATTACTTGGTGGTCGTGTCGCGGAAGATGTCGTCTTTGGTGAAGCTTCCACTGGCGCAAGCAATGACTTCCAACGTGCGACAGGACTTGCCCGTAAGATGGTCATGGAGTTTGGGATGAGTGAAAAACTCGGACCGCTTCAGTTTGGTTCCGGTCAAGGTGGAAATGTCTTCTTAGGACGTGACTTCCAAAACGAACAGAACTATTCAGATGCGATTGCCCATGAAATTGACATGGAAATTCAAGCGATCATCAACCGTTGTTACCAAAAGGCGAAGACGATCTTGACGGAGAAACGCGATCAGCTTGATTTGATTGCGACGACGTTACTTGAAGTCGAAACACTGGATCAAAAACAAATTCACCATCTCTTAGAGACAGGCGAATATAAAAAACATGAGCCTGCGGCCATTACAGAACCGAAAGCAGACGAGAAAACGCCGGAATCGACGACACCTGTCATCGATCAACCGACAGAATCTCCAACGCAACGCGGCTCTGTCATCGACGAAGGACAAAATGTCGATACGGAAAAATCAGGTCAACCACGTCGGGATGATCAAATCTGA
- a CDS encoding type III pantothenate kinase, whose protein sequence is MILVIDVGNTNIVLGVYDEQTLVEHWRIATDRTRTTDEYGMLVKALFRDAELNVEDIEGIVLSSVVPPVVFPLENMCVRYFNRRPFVIGPGIKTGLDLKVDNPREVGADRIVNAVAATVKYDGPLIIVDFGTATTYCYIDAKKRYYGGIISPGVMVSTEALYNKAAKLPRIEIAKPQSTIGRNTVHAMQSGTYFGYVAQVDGLVHRMKEEMGEATVIATGGLARLISEESATIKIVDPFLTLDGLRIIYERNK, encoded by the coding sequence ATGATTTTAGTAATCGATGTAGGAAATACGAATATCGTACTTGGAGTATATGACGAACAAACACTTGTCGAGCATTGGCGGATTGCGACGGACCGGACGCGGACGACCGATGAATATGGGATGTTGGTGAAAGCCCTGTTTCGAGATGCAGAGTTAAACGTGGAAGATATTGAGGGAATCGTGTTATCATCTGTCGTACCCCCTGTCGTGTTTCCGCTTGAAAACATGTGCGTCCGTTATTTCAACCGGCGCCCATTCGTAATCGGGCCTGGAATCAAGACAGGACTTGACCTGAAAGTCGACAATCCAAGAGAAGTGGGAGCCGACCGGATCGTCAATGCCGTCGCAGCGACGGTCAAATATGATGGTCCTTTGATCATCGTTGATTTTGGAACGGCAACGACCTATTGTTATATCGATGCAAAAAAACGCTATTACGGTGGAATCATTTCACCGGGTGTCATGGTGTCGACAGAAGCACTTTATAATAAGGCGGCTAAATTACCGCGGATTGAAATTGCCAAACCGCAGTCAACGATTGGCCGCAATACCGTACATGCGATGCAGTCCGGAACGTATTTCGGCTACGTCGCGCAAGTCGATGGACTCGTCCATCGGATGAAAGAAGAAATGGGAGAGGCAACTGTCATTGCGACAGGTGGACTCGCCCGACTAATCAGTGAGGAATCTGCAACGATTAAAATCGTCGATCCATTTTTGACGCTTGACGGGTTGCGGATTATCTACGAACGAAATAAGTGA
- the hslO gene encoding Hsp33 family molecular chaperone HslO, whose translation MKREELLAQLKDDYLVRALGFNGEVRAFAIRSTKTVYEAQLRHQTTPVVTAALGRTLTIGAMMGTMQKGDTRVTLKVEGDGPIGKIIVDADAKGQVRGYVSHPRVEMDTYVNSDGLTKLKVGDAVGRGNISVIKDLGLRDFVGGQSPIQTGEISEDFTYYFAVSEQSPSVVGAGVLVYPEDESVIAAGGLIVQLMPGASEETIAALEQRVAALKPISILVGEEKTPEEMLSLVLGETFEVLDTIPVAFNCTCEREKLATAIVALGPDEIQAMIDEDGGAEAVCHFCSEHYQYDVEELQSLREKSLERA comes from the coding sequence ATGAAACGTGAAGAATTATTAGCACAATTAAAAGATGATTATTTGGTAAGAGCATTAGGGTTTAACGGAGAAGTCCGTGCCTTTGCAATCCGTTCAACAAAAACGGTGTACGAAGCACAACTCCGTCATCAGACGACACCGGTCGTCACGGCAGCACTCGGTCGGACATTGACGATCGGTGCCATGATGGGAACGATGCAAAAAGGCGATACCCGTGTCACATTAAAAGTCGAAGGTGATGGTCCAATCGGAAAAATCATCGTCGATGCCGATGCAAAAGGACAAGTGCGGGGATATGTCAGCCACCCGCGTGTCGAGATGGATACGTACGTCAACAGTGATGGTTTGACAAAATTAAAGGTTGGCGATGCGGTCGGCCGCGGAAATATTTCCGTCATCAAAGATTTAGGTCTACGTGATTTCGTCGGTGGTCAGTCTCCGATTCAGACAGGTGAAATCAGTGAAGACTTTACGTATTACTTCGCCGTGTCGGAGCAAAGTCCGTCTGTCGTTGGAGCAGGTGTTCTTGTTTATCCGGAAGATGAGTCGGTCATCGCAGCGGGCGGCTTGATTGTTCAATTGATGCCGGGTGCATCGGAAGAAACGATTGCGGCACTTGAACAACGTGTTGCGGCGTTAAAACCGATCTCGATTCTTGTCGGTGAAGAAAAAACACCGGAAGAGATGTTGAGTCTTGTACTGGGTGAAACGTTTGAAGTGCTGGATACGATTCCGGTTGCGTTCAACTGTACGTGCGAACGTGAAAAGTTAGCAACTGCAATCGTCGCACTAGGACCCGATGAGATTCAAGCGATGATTGACGAAGATGGTGGCGCGGAAGCCGTTTGCCACTTCTGTTCGGAACATTACCAATACGATGTCGAAGAATTACAATCACTTCGCGAAAAATCACTCGAAAGAGCATAA
- the cysK gene encoding cysteine synthase A, with the protein MRIANSVLDLVGRTPIVKLNHLTGPEDADVYLKLEYMNPGSSVKDRIALAMIESAESAGHLKAGDTIIEPTSGNTGIGLAMVAAAKGYRSILVMPETMSMERRTLLRAYGAELILTPGPEGMKGAIARATAEAEEHGYFMPQQFNNESNPVVHEKTTGPEIVEAFEGLTLDAFIAGIGTGGTITGAGKVLREAFQGIEIIAVEPTDSPVLSGGKPGPHKLQGIGAGFVPSILDTKIYDSVEQVTTEEAFDHARRAAKSNGVLGGISSGAAIAAALKTAKRLGKGKTVLAIIPSNGERYLSTPLYQVEEEADSSKL; encoded by the coding sequence ATGCGCATTGCGAATTCAGTATTGGATTTAGTCGGCCGCACGCCGATTGTTAAATTAAATCATTTAACAGGACCGGAAGATGCGGACGTGTACCTGAAATTGGAATATATGAATCCGGGGTCAAGCGTCAAAGACCGGATCGCTCTAGCGATGATCGAATCAGCAGAGTCAGCGGGTCACTTAAAAGCAGGCGATACGATCATTGAACCGACAAGTGGCAACACGGGAATCGGACTGGCAATGGTCGCTGCTGCTAAAGGATACCGTTCGATTCTCGTCATGCCGGAAACGATGAGCATGGAACGTCGAACTCTTCTTCGTGCGTACGGTGCGGAGTTGATTTTAACACCCGGTCCAGAAGGAATGAAGGGTGCGATTGCTCGAGCGACGGCAGAAGCGGAAGAACATGGTTATTTCATGCCGCAACAGTTCAATAATGAATCAAACCCTGTTGTTCATGAAAAGACGACTGGACCGGAAATCGTTGAAGCATTTGAAGGATTGACACTTGATGCGTTCATCGCCGGTATCGGTACGGGCGGTACGATCACAGGGGCGGGAAAAGTATTGCGCGAGGCTTTCCAGGGCATTGAAATCATTGCGGTTGAACCAACCGATTCTCCTGTTCTTTCAGGCGGAAAACCGGGTCCCCATAAATTGCAGGGAATCGGAGCCGGATTCGTTCCGTCGATTCTGGATACTAAGATTTATGACAGTGTCGAGCAGGTGACGACGGAAGAAGCGTTTGATCATGCCCGTCGTGCAGCGAAGTCGAACGGCGTTCTTGGTGGTATTTCTTCCGGAGCTGCGATTGCGGCTGCCTTAAAAACAGCGAAGCGTCTAGGCAAAGGGAAAACGGTTCTCGCCATCATCCCGTCGAACGGAGAACGTTACCTCAGCACACCACTGTATCAAGTGGAAGAAGAGGCGGACAGTTCAAAACTGTAA